The genome window gacgCTGCTGACAGGGTTTTGCAAACtcttttccttaagatttttttctctaataatGCCTGGGATGGCAGGACAGGAGCtctcaggagctctgcaggtgtTGGCATGGTGATAACAGGGGTAGAGGGACCATGGTGAGCTGAAGGGAAGAGCTTGGAGAGcttccacagagcagcagtgacaagTGCCATGCCCAGCATCTTGGGCAGAAAAATTCCAGATTTATTGTCGTCTGGGGATCAACAGGCTTTTGAGAGGCTTTGCAGAAAAATACCTGGGTTGGTCTTGTTTTTTTATTGATATCTCAAAAATCTGTGGGGAATGTTTTGGGGAGAAATCATGAACAAAATTCTGGGTGAACTTTGCCTCATCCTACTGAGGCTGATCTATAATATCACAAAAGCTACAGTAAAATTTGCTAGGCTGTCTCTAGCCTGGCTAACCTGTCTCTAGCACCTCTAGGTATTTTGGTTATTCCCTTGAAATCCTTAAATCTGTTGAATGGTTGGGTTCAGAATAATTCATGCTGTGGGCACTTACCAGCAAGTAAGAGCCATGAAAATGTTTCTCATCCCAGGGGTTTTTATGTGCATTTATGTGGCTGTTTCTTGcagaggctgaaggagctgaagcAGAGGGAGTTTGCTCGAAATGTAGCATCTAAGTCAcgaaaagatgaaagaaaacaggagaaagCCCTTCAACGTTTGCACAAGCTAGCTGAGCTAAGGAAAGAGAGAACCTGGTAAGTCCATAGCTGCTCAAAGAGCAAAAATACTCTTAAATAAACCCTCCACTGTTtgctggtgctgtgggatgcaggagccccttggctGTAACACCACACACGGGTTTTGAGGGTGTTTTGGAAGCATTCTGTGCTTAGTATTTGATTCACACTGTGTGCAGGAATGAATGTTTAACACTGCTTTTTCAGCTGAGCTGAAATGACAcatatttttagtttaaaaaaagatgtgtttcatatatatttcataaaacCAGGCACTTTGGTTGAAAGCTGAGTGAACTAGGTCATGCATTTGCAGGCTGACACTACTTCATTGATGAGGTGAGGAACACAGTCTGTCTCTCTAGGATGTAACAGATCTCTGCGATTTAGTTTTCAAAATGCTCGCCTGGGAAAGCATCCAGAAACCTAGCTTTAGATCTCAATAGCCagattttttatattaaaaggtaaatgcttctttttcccctgctcaGCAGTGTTTACCTCCCTCTGCAAAAGCGACTCCTTGCTGCTTGTGCATTTTTAGTATTGTTTCTAGGCAAGGTGTTGAAATTAGAGTTGAGCTTGCTTGTTGTGACTGAATTCTCAAAAGTATGACACAGTTCTGACACTGATAAGCCACTGAAGATATATGTACTTGTCACAGTGTAatccctggagaagaaaagacagaaaaaatatagATGTTCATGGCaatgttttctctttattcagccttcccccccaccccaagaTGAACAAACAGAGAAGTCCAACCAAACTGCAGCTCCTGTTCAGAAATATTCTCTTTGTCCCTAGTTTGGATGATGGGCAGTGTCCTGAAACAAAATCTGAATGAGCAGGTGGATGAACATGAATGTTGTGGGGTCTGCTTGACAGGAGAAACACAACACCTAACTTTTTAATATTCCTGTGATAACTCATGTGGAGACTCTTTCTCCTCCATGAGTGTTTTAACTGTTCATGTTTTATACTAGAGTCTATCAGATATCATGCCCCCTAAACATGATCCAAAACTTGCATTTTGCATATTGCattagaaagaggaaagaataattgctattttcctttttccatgctAGTGAAGCACAGATTTTGCAAGGCTTTGTTGTTTCTGTGttatttgttgctttttttttaatatccttttGCTAGTtcctgaagaattttttttctgagcctAATTTATCTATCTCATAATTGCTATTTGCTACCACTTTGCATCCTAGAGGTGCATCCTTAGAGGTGTGACGTGGACAGACACACAGGATTTTTTAAACTGGCATTTTCTAGGCTGGTTTCATGGAAGTCACCATTTTattctgtgaaagaaaggatttctgtgtgggtttaatatatatttcaaatttataaagAACTGGGCAAGGCAGGAATTCTCATGAGGAATTGCTTTCTCATAAAACCTCTACCTTAATTTCTAGACCTGACAGGGTAAAGACGTTATTCCTCATCTCAGCACTTCTTGGGGTCTTAAATGACTCTTGAAAGTGTTACCAGTGACTCATCAGTGAGTATTGCTCTGCACTGTAACACAGAGTGATTTgactaaaacaaacaaacaaatggtTTTAATGTAGGTCCATTACTCCTAGTGCTGAGCAGCTTCTGTGGATCCTGGAAAATTGTCAGCTTAAacactttttcctcctctctttgcTTCCTATTAAGTCAAATAGAACAGATGGGAAGAGGACATGAAATGAAGAACAGAAGTAGACAGtgataaatttttttctcaagagGGATGAATCACTTACTTTACTTCTGCCAGCTGAAATCCTCTCCCCAGTTTTATTTCTCCATGAAAGAAATTGCTGAGGGTGGCGATGGCTGGGTCTGTGCACACAAATAggatgggagctgctgggggattgcctgtgggcagagcagcagtctCTGGAATGATGGCTACGTGGGAAGTGCTCCATGAAGCACCCTCTGCTTTAATGTATTTTGTAGCATGAAGGAATGTAAAACTGCAGTGTGTAGTAATAGTGTTGTAACCACGGTGGTCTGCTGGGAGGAGAAGCAAGATTTTTGTGGAGACAGACAGTTTCTTCTTTGGCCAGCCAATTTGTCTAGGAAAAGTTAACTACTTTGTAGGAATGTTAGTCCTTCAGCTGATAACTTCACatgaaggagctgggagcatAATATTTACTCATTTTTTACTACTAGCCAACTGATCTTTATTATAAGAGATGGCATTTTTTTGTACTGCAgagtcttcctctttccttAAAAAGCTCCCTTAAACACCCATGTAACACCATGTTTCTGTCAGCAGCTCTCTGAACATTATTGAcccaaagttttattttccttcctagTGCTCCTGGGAGCGGGCCTATGTTCAAATCCACCACGGTGACCGTGCGAGATGACTGCAGTGATGTCCCCAAAAGTGCTGCCACAGATtctgcccagagccaggactTCAGCTGCACGCTGATGCACGATGCACAGAACTGCAAGGACATGGCTTCTGttatttctccctctcctggaGATGCAGGAGGTCAGCAATCCGACCCTAACAAATGCGGGGATCAGCTTCAAGGAGCTCAAGGACACAGAGTTGGgttctcctttgcttttcccaAGAAAGCAGCAGTCAAACTGGAGtcttcagctgctgttttctaTGAGTTTAATGAGGAAGCCTCCATGGAGCATGGATTTAGCAGGAGGAGTAGGTTTGTTCCAGGAACGTGCAGCCTTCAGTCTCCTTcggcagcagcagaaatagcCGTGTGCCCTGAGGAGAAACACAACTGCTCTCACCCACTGGTGGAGAAATGCACGGACACAGCAGAGGCTCCTGAAGCTCAGGAGCTGTCCAGTGAAGGGAGCAGGGTGCTGGAGAGCCCAGCCTTGCCTCCTGCCATGCCCCACTCAAAGCAGCTGGTGTCCCCAGACACGGATGGCCACGGTGTGGGTGTGAGTGTGGCCGAGTTAGGGGACCAAAGggtggccctggctgcagacagTGCCCAGgtcctgcccctgtccccagaggTGCAGGCAGACAGAGCTCCTGAGCAGGAACTGGTGGAGGAgtgctcctctctgcaggatgctgcagaggaaaactgtAATGATGGGAACAGGGATGCACCTGCAactgaaactgaaataaaaactcTGGGGGCCgatgcagcagctccagcaccatcTGAAGAAGGTAGTGAAGCCCCAAAGGGCAAACCAGATGTATACAAAAGACCCTGTCAGCCCTTTGTTCCTGTACTCAGCAAATATGGATCAAATGTTCTTCAGTGGCCATCAGAAATGTTAATTTACACAAGTACAGACCCATCAATTTCTTATAGCTGTAATCctttatattttgattttaagtCATCAAGACCAAGTGAAAGCCAAGAAAAGCCCAAGCATCAACCCAACATACCTCATTTGCACCATAAAACTGAATCTGATCATATCTTAGTCTCAGATTTTACAAAAAGACCGACTTCAGAGTGTGGTGATTATGAAGTAGAAGTGAATAAAAACGTGTGCAACTATACAATACCCCTGTTAAGTGATGTTTCCCTCTTCAGAAATTGTGACCTtgcaaaaaatcaaaacaaagtgtCCTTGGATGAGTCATTCAGGattagaaaaatagaaaagtatcACATATCTCATAACCCCTTACGACAAAACACTGTGATAGATGAGAAATACAACAAAGTCTGGATCAAAGAAGGCCATGAAAAATGGCttcacaaaagcagaaaacggaaaaggagaagaaaattatgTCACTGTCATTATCATCACTGTGGAGACACAACAGTAGCAGAAATGGAGATGTCTCCAGTAACTGAAAAAGAAGTTGCTTacagagatgaaaataaatatcagcACCTCCAAAACAATGCAGAGAAGTGCAGGCACGATGCAGGAAATATCTGGTTTACTGCAGGCGaggtgcagcagccacagccaaaaTTTGGCATTGACAGTGGTCCTAAGAGAGTCGTGTCTGCCTCAGATCACATTCACTGGGACAGAGGCTGGTGTGACTTTTGGAGTGCAAAAGGCAGCGCCCATCACCACCATGGCTGTAAGGGAGCACACAGGAAGAGCAAAGGCAGCTCCCGGAGGCAGGCCaagcagctgagctccaggaggcACAGCCTAAGGCACTCCAAAACGTGCTGCAGATGGAAAGTCAGGAGGCCGAGCTGTAGCCCAGAGCATAAATGTTTGGGACAGTGCAGTGAGGAGAAGGGGCCGAGCCAAACCCAGCCCACAAAGAGGGGTTACAGTGTTCTGACAGAAGAGCCCGAGAAGCCGCACCGCAAGCGGAGGCAGCACACCTATTCCTACTCCTCTTCCTCAGATGAAAGCTCCTGTGGACAGGCATTATCAGCAGAGGAATACCTAAGGCAAGGACATGCTTTAGGTGCCCACCACAGGGCAAAAGGGAAACGCAGGAAAAGGAAGGCGAGGATCCATCATGTTTTCCTCGACAGGAACGCAAAAAGTGAGACCTCTGAATCTTCCAAAGAAAATTCTGCCAGTTCTACAGTAAATATTGTGGGGGAGTTACCGACTCAAGACAATCTAGGGGGAACTaatgcagctcccagggatgaTGATGCAAAAGACAGGGATGAAACaatggagctggaggagagcaAGGCACCTATGGAAAGTGCAGATCTGCAGGTAGTGGAAGATGATAAAGCGACGGCGTGCTCAGTGATGGAGAGTGCACCAGCCACGCTTCCCGATGGCGCCATCACaacttctgctgctcctgctgccccccagcacAGTGCTCCAGCGACTGCTGTCAAACAGGGTGCTCCccaagagggaaagaaaaaggaaaacgtCAACAGCCGCGAAAACCCAGCTCGTTACAAAGTTCCCGTCCCTAACAGACACTTGGAACAAACTCCTCCCAAATCCTATCTTTGCCATTACGAGCTGGCCGACTCTCTCCCGCACGAGAAGATGGGCGAGGTGGCCGGCGAATGGCTGCAGTGCAATCCTGGCATATTCAGCAGCCCCCCTCCCTTGCCATTCAAAGAAGCACACCTCAACACCCACACCTTCCTAACCACCGAGCAGCTCATAGCCCCCTTCCCCCTGCCCGACCAGgccctgctcttccctcccGACAGCCCGGAGAAGTTCAAGGAGCTCCCCTCGGAGGCCTACCCTCAGCAGATGGTGCCGCAGAACGTGCTGTCGGCCAAGGTGAAGTTCGCCCTGgccccaccagccctgccaccgCTGCCACCGCCGCCGCTGCGCTCCAGCTCGGTGACCACCATCCACCACACGGTGCTGCAGCATCACGCCGGGGTGCTCAAGGTGCTGCAGCCGCACCAGCAGTTCCTGTCGCAGGTGCCGGCCCTGTCCAGAGCGCAGCCCTTGGCCCAGCTGGCCGTGTCCCCGGCAGGCCAGGCCGCGCTGGTGGcaccgccgccgctgccgctgctgccgcccGCCGTGCTGCCGCCCGCGCCGCTGCCCTTCCCGCCGCTGCCGCACCCCGCCggcttcccctccctgctggccccGCACCCCGCCGTCATCCCCCTGCAGCCGCTCTTCTAGGACACAcggaaaaacaaaaataaggggaaaaaaaaggccttCATCCAAACTGCTGTTTCTTAAACTGGTTAAAATTCCTTGCTCCTCGGGAAGCATTTACTGTAAGTATATGGATGCAAGAAACATTGAGACCTACACTATTGCTAAAGCACTGAATAGTCCGATACTAATTACgaactatatatatatgtgaaaaTCATGTCTTAGAATATGtataatgtatataaaatatatttatagttCTATAACTTATGTTGTAAAGTATTCACTTTTTCGTTTTTTTATCTTTGTGTATTTGCACCTATTTAATGTTTAGACAAAGCTGATGCACTATGTTTTGTACTATGTTCTCTGAAACTGTAAATCTAGTGACAAACTATCTCTTGCAATAAATTTTTGTTAACTACTTAAGCATATCAAAAATCTTTCATTATAAGCCTCATGGATGTTGTTCTTCCAtgtcctcctgcagctggataGCATCCTCTGCCCCTGCTATGCTGGGATAACCAGGTTTCCTACACGCCAGTGATTTATCAGGGAGGCTCAGAGGCCAATACCTCGAGGGCAGCTGTCTCACCAAGCCAGAGAGAAAGGGTAATAGATGTGTTTGTGTTAGCAGCTTGATGTCACCGTGACAAATTTTGCCCACTTGTACTGTGTGCACACACTGCTGACTGGTGGAGCTGATCCCCACTATACCAAACCACAGAAAGGCAATGTAACAAACATAATGCTGGTGctggaaggggaagaaaggcCAATATTGACAGCAGCTTGGCTTGGAGGGAATGTTGCTTGTAGTGGAAGGGTAGAGCCTTGGTTCCACCCAGCAGAGAGAGGTCCTTGCTGCTGGGCACCGTGTGAAGGCAGCAagaacacagcagcaggtaGGGGACATCAGGAAACCCACCATGGTTTGATACAAATTCTTagcagcaggaaggggacaTCAGGAAACCCACCAGGGTTTGATACAAATTCTTACCTCACttcaccccccccccacccttcTTCCGGCAGCATTTCACTAAAGATAATAGAATACCACAGCGTAGAGATTAATTGAAGTAATAATGTACTGCCATTGTTTCTAACTGTGTTTCAGAGACTTCTCCCTACCTCTGCAGCCTTTTCATTGCTGTCAGACCTCACCCAGCTTTAGCTGGTGCAATCTCCTCATTTGCTTTTAGCATGAGGTGTATCAGAGCCATGCCTGCGACAGTCCAGAATAAAAGCAGAAGTCATTCTGAGGTAGAGCCATCCCTTTGAGTTAAAATGAAGTGTTATCATGTGAGTGAAGCCAAGGATTTGCAGCATGAAGGTTAGTGCTAGAAGTAGGCCCTCCATAAGAAAAGGTAGGTAGGCTCTCCCCATTAATTACTTCTTTTCACCTTTTTATATACTATAATAAAAATCATATAAAGTCGAACTGGAAGAATAGTGAATTTTAAGCATTATTAATAGACACTGCATATTAATAGCTACAGGCATAAAGTAATGCTATATCTTACAACATATATATCTGAATCTTATTTTCTGCATCGATAGCATTAGGAGTTACCTGTATGGATATTGCAAGAACTTACCTGTACGGATATTGCAAGTTTTAGTATAATATCACATCAAAACTGTGGCAAACAATATCTTGCCACTGTGATTACAGTCACCTGCTCAAGGGACGTGATCTTCCCATGTGGTGTGGTCACAAAGGGCTAATTTAtgtgttaaaaagcaaaaagttgCCAAGGAAGAGCAGATGAGCAGCCAGGTTCTGGAGAGTGCCCGTATCCCCcacctgaggctgcagcagggagtggGAGTGGGGAGCATCCCCCCTGTGATGCCAGAGGGAAGGTATGTTTTCTCTAGCTCTAACTTCCGGTGGGTGCCCGTTTCTATTCATGTGGTACCTGAGAAATACAGGACTAAGTGACTTTATACTGCTTTAtttccagaggctgctgcagaaggTGTTTGTCTCCCCTCTACACCCTCTGCGGCCGGGCAGGGGAATCTCCTTTGGAGGCGGGAGGGTTGTCCTGGGTGATTTGGGTCCCTTGGGTGACTTGTCCTGGCTCTTGCCCTTCTGATCTCCCATCAAAGACAAAACCCATCTCAtcatagagaaaaaaagaaaaaagaatccaCATAGGACTAATACGGTTGCACGTTCTGGCAGAGTAAAGATAgccaatttaaaattttcagttgcAATGTTCATTGAAAAATCCCATCTGTGAACTTGGAGgtccacatttttttcccccaaaatgttCCAACGCCTTcgaattcttcttttttccttccaatttaaattattttaggtTGTTAAACAGTTTTAAGACATTGCACAATTCTTTATTATCTACTGTAATTGCTGTTCAATAGTGTataaactatttaaaatataagacTAATAACcataaaatgtaataattttctAAGATGGTATTGCCTTTAATGCTAGAACTGTTTGTATATGTGACTTCATAtgtaaaagcaaaagcagtataaaaataaataagttaaGTTTCAAATTGAACACACTAAATTAAATTACCTAATGAAATATTCTTTTGAGTTTCTGGTTTATTATTAAATACATAATTCCTAGTAAGTTATGTAAGGGTAGTTCTTCTTTTGTATCTTTTATCTGGTATTTCAgattaaatgtgtatttttattccATAAATTGGTAGTTTAATTTAGAAACAAAGAACTATTGCAAGTGCTAAGTAATTGAATTTTTATAATCCTAAATAAATTCTACCCAATTCCTTAAATGTAATAATTTacttctgaatttaaaaatttgcaCAGATCTAGTGTGTTTAAGTTTAAGTGTGTCTAAGCTGAATTTACTGTGTAAGCAGTAAAAGTGTTGCTCCCAAAGGGCAAGAATTAGACCTTGGGACAGAGCACTGTGTGAGGTTAGAGAATTTgtgatttcccagagcagctctgcagagaaactCCTGAAAAGGCACTATGTTCCacagagaggagaagaaaaccTTTATTTTGGTCCTTAGAAAGTTGCAGCCTGCCCAGACTGACCTTCCTGGGGACATTCCATTTCTCAGGTAACCTGAGCCATGAAATAATAATGGTCCAGAGGAGCTCTTGGGCATTAAGGAATGCTCAGAGGGACATTTTGGATAACTGGGCTCTTGTCTTGTGTCTGTAAGtgcacagaatttttttaatgttgacAATATATGCAAAGAATGGGGCTGGTAATTTGGTTTCCTTCACAATCTGGAAGCTGCACGAGTTAATTGCTGGGGAGAAATCAAGTTTCGGATTCTACACAAATGGGCAATGGGTTGTGGCCCACTGAAAAACTGCAGGTCACAGTCTTTGGTAAAATAAACAATTTGTATGGAGGATCACTGAGTGAGAATGGTTTTACCTTTCAGTTTAATCAAACAACAACCAAATGGTCATGAAGCAATGTCTTCTTTACCTGTCGTGTTAACTTTTTATTAGCTTGACAATTTTTTGCACTTGTAAGAGTCCTTTTAGGTATGGTATTGGAACAAAGCTTTCCAAAGCTATTGGAACATCCAATTCTCTTTATTCCTGTACATGATGATGTGCTGCTAATACAACAGATCACATGGCTATAATTCTTCTGACAAGTTTCTTTTCTGCAACTGTGCTTTTCTCTCAAAATAACTGTTTTCCGTTATGGTAATATTTACTTGATATGCTGCAgttaaaatacagctttaaaTGTATTTGTTCAGGTTCTTCCTTGGTGTAAATTTATGTACAGCCTCTGGCTTTGGTTTGTAACCACCAAAAATCACTTGTGCTGCAATGCCAAGGGTTTTGTTAACTCCCCCAGATTAAGGCAATACATTATGACCACGTGAATGTATTTTGAAGACAGTTCCTTGTTTGTAAGTAAGGTGGTAAATTTTAATCTGATATGGGTGTTTTGCTGCGGTGCTCAGAGTGTACATGTTCTAAACTCCATACATTCATTTTCTGCTCTCCAATTACTGTGCATTGCCCAAAGGCTTGTGTATGTGCAGCAGTGCACACATTTATGCCATGTGCCTACCAGTTGTAAAATATTACAGCTCTATATTAACTCTCTTTATTGAAAGTAAAGACATTTTTACTGTATAAAGATCattggatatttttaaattaacatgaCTGACTATCTCAATGTGTATGTTATTTCATAGATCACTTTAATTTAGTATTTGCAGCAGGCATGGTTTTGTATGTTAtgttctcccttctcctctttACTTCAGGAACTATATaaagttttctatttttctctgtgaCTAAGATTATCAGAGTTTATGAGAACTTGCCTATTTATGAAAATTAAccaggctaatttattactttcaTCTGCAATAATTAGTGTACCAACTTTACAGATTATAAGACATCTTATTTTTTGCTTCAAGCTTCTGTTTTATATTATGGGTATTTATAAAAGGTTATAAGGGAGAATTTCTACCCTGAGTCTAAATTTTGACCAGTTAGTGAATTTTTGAAATCAATGGAATCCAAGGAAGATTTTCCATTAGTGTTACTGAGGATTTATTTTGACTGGAGCATGAGGCCTCTTTATTTATTAAAACTGCCTAATACTTGCTGCTTTCAggtaaataataatttcatgAGGTGTGATGAGGAGCACAGTCTGGTAAAGAAAAATGAATCCATTTTTAATCAGTCTTCTACCTCCTTTGTTGCCAGGCTGTTTATATAATTAATGACTATAAAGTTATatctttaaaatttctgttctgtATCATCAGTGTTTTGAAACATGGGCATGAACGTGTTTCTAGTCTAGTTTCTACATGTTCTTCTAGTCTAataccaaagagaaaaacagttcattggaatatttatttctctacCTGTACAGGCTCACTTAGACATTTTAATAAGTAGAACTACATTAATACAATATGCAGGTGGCATAATGCATCAGTAATCTTTATTTTTGCTGGGATAAGATCAAAATGTGCAAATCCATGTAGAGAAAAGCACTAGCAAGCTTCACATGTGAACCCATGATGAATACAGTATTATTTATGAGAATTAAAGATGGTTGCTCTTAAATCAGAAGTGGTGTTTGTTTGCTATGAATGAGactttaaaagagattttttttttcctcaaaagaaacagcaaacaggaaaataattttgaaaatacttgtTTGTAAATCAGCTGGATAAAACCCGTGTACCTTTCTCATGGATGAGAAACAGCAAGTAAGTATTGGACATTCAAAATCCTACATGACATAAGGaaaaattttacatttacataaggaaaaaaaatttacactTCTAGTGCAGTCTTACCTTGATTTAATCCAGTGAAACCTGCAGGAGCAATTAGGAGATTCATTTAAATGAATATATTTGCACTACTGTGAATACGGAGAAAGTGAAGCCCAGCTCGGGTCCAAATTTTTTGTTGCAATGCACCTCAGATTTAACAGCCTAAATCATTTGACCCCAAAGCTTCTTGAATGTAACAGACTCTTGTATAAATGGCTTTTATATCACTGGAGTGCTGGAAAGAGTGACAGTGCAATCCAGAGAAATCTCTCCTCCCATGCCAATAATGCCTGCTGAAGCAATCACTGTAGGAGATGCTGGAGGGAGGAAACCTGAACTGGACAATACTAATAATACTTTTTCCTTGTGGGATCGAAGGTGAAAATGGAACCTTACCTGCATTTTGGTGCTTATACATCTCCAGGTGTGCATGTGTTTGTACACGTGTACCAACTTACtgccttaggatttttttttttccaggcataTTTAAGTAGTGGTATGAATATCTTATTTGAAATCTACATAGCAGAAAGGGAGAAATCACTGAAGGGAGGAATATtgacacagaaaaataaggaaaaaagtggTTTTAATATAACGAACCTATCTTTTCCTCTTGAGGGTGGAGGGAAGTTGCATAAAGTTATTTCACTTGCTTTTTATCAGATGCCTCTGCTTTGTATCTCT of Zonotrichia leucophrys gambelii isolate GWCS_2022_RI chromosome 7, RI_Zleu_2.0, whole genome shotgun sequence contains these proteins:
- the ZNF804A gene encoding zinc finger protein 804A isoform X3 — encoded protein: MAIWNPCTIMIIEILDYAEKKNTIAKALEDLKANFYCELCDKQYYKHQEFDNHINSYDHAHKQRLKELKQREFARNVASKSRKDERKQEKALQRLHKLAELRKERTCAPGSGPMFKSTTVTVRDDCSDVPKSAATDSAQSQDFSCTLMHDAQNCKDMASVISPSPGDAGGQQSDPNKCGDQLQGAQGHRVGFSFAFPKKAAVKLESSAAVFYEFNEEASMEHGFSRRSRFVPGTCSLQSPSAAAEIAVCPEEKHNCSHPLVEKCTDTAEAPEAQELSSEGSRVLESPALPPAMPHSKQLVSPDTDGHGVGVSVAELGDQRVALAADSAQVLPLSPEVQADRAPEQELVEECSSLQDAAEENCNDGNRDAPATETEIKTLGADAAAPAPSEEGSEAPKGKPDVYKRPCQPFVPVLSKYGSNVLQWPSEMLIYTSTDPSISYSCNPLYFDFKSSRPSESQEKPKHQPNIPHLHHKTESDHILVSDFTKRPTSECGDYEVEVNKNVCNYTIPLLSDVSLFRNCDLAKNQNKVSLDESFRIRKIEKYHISHNPLRQNTVIDEKYNKVWIKEGHEKWLHKSRKRKRRRKLCHCHYHHCGDTTVAEMEMSPVTEKEVAYRDENKYQHLQNNAEKCRHDAGNIWFTAGEVQQPQPKFGIDSGPKRVVSASDHIHWDRGWCDFWSAKGSAHHHHGCKGAHRKSKGSSRRQAKQLSSRRHSLRHSKTCCRWKVRRPSCSPEHKCLGQCSEEKGPSQTQPTKRGYSVLTEEPEKPHRKRRQHTYSYSSSSDESSCGQALSAEEYLRQGHALGAHHRAKGKRRKRKARIHHVFLDRNAKSETSESSKENSASSTVNIVGELPTQDNLGGTNAAPRDDDAKDRDETMELEESKAPMESADLQVVEDDKATACSVMESAPATLPDGAITTSAAPAAPQHSAPATAVKQGAPQEGKKKENVNSRENPARYKVPVPNRHLEQTPPKSYLCHYELADSLPHEKMGEVAGEWLQCNPGIFSSPPPLPFKEAHLNTHTFLTTEQLIAPFPLPDQALLFPPDSPEKFKELPSEAYPQQMVPQNVLSAKVKFALAPPALPPLPPPPLRSSSVTTIHHTVLQHHAGVLKVLQPHQQFLSQVPALSRAQPLAQLAVSPAGQAALVAPPPLPLLPPAVLPPAPLPFPPLPHPAGFPSLLAPHPAVIPLQPLF